CGACTGCTCGGGACTCGTCCAGAAGGTCTTCAAGGACGTCGGGATCGACCTGCCGCGGCTGGTCCGAGACCAGCGGCACGCGGGCACCGCGGTGCCGTCGATGAAGCAGGCCAAGCCGGGTGACCTGCTGGTCTTCGACGGGTACGAGCACATCGGCATCTACGTCGGCAACGGCCGGATGCTGCACGCGCCGGAGCCGGGCGAGAACGTGAAGATCGGGCCGGTCTACGAGACCCCGACCTCGATCCGGCGGGTCGTGCCGGCCGAACACCTGCAGAGCTCGGCGCTGTCCGCGGCCGACGGACTGCTGCGCAGCGCCGCGCTGCGCGGCCACGGGGCCGGTGGAGCCGGTTCGGCGATGCCGTCCACCGTGCCGGCGTCCGTGCCGTTCGCGAACCTGTTCGTCGCCGCGGGCACCCGGCACGGCGTCTCGCCGGCGCTGCTGGCCGCGGTGGCGAAGATCGAGTCCAGCTACGACGCCGGCGCGGTGAGCCCGGCGGGTGCCCGGGGACTCATGCAGATCATGCCGAGCACCGCCCGTGAGCTGGGCGTCGACCCGCTCGACCCGACCGAGGCGGTGGACGGAGCCGCCCGGCTACTCCGGCGGCACCTGAACGAGTTCGGGTCGCTGCCACTCGCCCTCGCCGCTTACAACGCGGGCGGGGGCGCGGTCCGCCGCTACGACGGCATCCCGCCGTACGCGGAGACCCAGGCCTACGTCGTCAAGGTGCAGAACGCCCTGCGCGCGCTCGGAAAGGACGCACGATGAGCATCGGCCCCCTTCCTCCGTCAGCCAACACGATGGCGCTGGTCGCCGCGCAGAACAGCGCTCCGGCGCGTCCCGCGGGCGAGATGGGCACCGACAACGGCGGGCGCAGACAGCGTGAGCAGGACGAGGAGTTCGTGTCCGCGCTGCAGGCCGCGTCCGGCAGCAAGGGCACCGAGGACGCGACGGTCTCCGAGCGTGGCGGCACCGATCGGACCCGGGAGAAGAAGGACGCCGGGAAGAAGGACGAGGAAGACTCCAACC
The Cryptosporangium phraense DNA segment above includes these coding regions:
- a CDS encoding transglycosylase SLT domain-containing protein, encoding MLAIQSQIAQTATRFGAGVGPSGFAGALQAAQEDDSPAVSTSSTSWATSTSSGTSAGAGSGGSTAERVGNALTPDGPTGADVVADARKYLGIPYVFGGTDPRLGLDCSGLVQKVFKDVGIDLPRLVRDQRHAGTAVPSMKQAKPGDLLVFDGYEHIGIYVGNGRMLHAPEPGENVKIGPVYETPTSIRRVVPAEHLQSSALSAADGLLRSAALRGHGAGGAGSAMPSTVPASVPFANLFVAAGTRHGVSPALLAAVAKIESSYDAGAVSPAGARGLMQIMPSTARELGVDPLDPTEAVDGAARLLRRHLNEFGSLPLALAAYNAGGGAVRRYDGIPPYAETQAYVVKVQNALRALGKDAR